One genomic window of Thermococcus indicus includes the following:
- a CDS encoding DUF302 domain-containing protein codes for MKGEMNEMEKGGMKDHEKMGGMKGMKGKGKMKGGCKGHGKGMGKGHHGMHGMKGMEEQMEYSYLREVETGFDETVTRVKEELKKEGFGVLSEVRVDRLFKEKLGLDMKPYVILGACNPKFSSQLVGIDINSGLFLPCNLVVYVKDGKTYVGLLLPTKAMSITGNDELLKVASEVEEILKGVVEVV; via the coding sequence ATGAAAGGCGAAATGAATGAAATGGAGAAAGGCGGAATGAAGGACCACGAAAAGATGGGTGGCATGAAGGGAATGAAAGGTAAAGGGAAAATGAAGGGCGGATGCAAGGGCCACGGCAAGGGAATGGGCAAAGGGCACCACGGCATGCACGGGATGAAAGGAATGGAAGAGCAAATGGAGTACTCCTACCTCCGCGAGGTAGAGACCGGCTTTGACGAGACTGTGACGAGGGTCAAGGAGGAGCTTAAGAAGGAGGGCTTTGGGGTCCTCAGCGAGGTCAGGGTTGACCGGCTTTTCAAGGAGAAGCTCGGTCTTGACATGAAGCCCTACGTTATCCTCGGCGCCTGCAACCCGAAGTTCTCAAGCCAGCTCGTAGGCATCGACATCAACAGCGGCTTGTTCCTTCCGTGCAACCTGGTAGTCTACGTGAAGGACGGAAAGACCTATGTGGGGCTTCTGCTCCCGACGAAGGCTATGAGCATAACCGGGAACGACGAGCTGTTGAAGGTCGCCTCAGAGGTTGAGGAGATACTGAAGGGTGTTGTGGAGGTAGTTTGA